From the Phyllostomus discolor isolate MPI-MPIP mPhyDis1 chromosome 7, mPhyDis1.pri.v3, whole genome shotgun sequence genome, one window contains:
- the SCRIB gene encoding protein scribble homolog isoform X4, with translation MLKCIPLWRCNRHVESVDKRHCSLQAVPEEIYRYSRSLEELLLDANQLRELPKPFFRLLNLRKLGLSDNEIQRLPPEVANFMQLVELDVSRNDIPEIPESIKFCKALEIADFSGNPLSRLPEGFTQLRSLAHLALNDVSLQALPGDVGNLANLVTLELRENLLKSLPASLSFLVKLEQLDLGGNDLEVLPDTLGALPNLRELWLDRNQLSALPPELGNLRRLVCLDVSENRLEALPAELGGLALLTDLLLSQNLLQRLPDGIGQLKQLSILKVDQNRLCEVTEAIGDCENLSELILTENLLTALPHSLGKLTKLTNLNVDRNRLEVLPPEIGGCVALSVLSLRDNRLAALPPELAHTTELHVLDVAGNRLQSLPFALTHLNLKALWLAENQAQPMLRFQTEDDAQTGEKVLTCYLLPQQPPPGLEGPGQRSSPSESWSDAPLGRVSVIKFLGAPASDEEAEEAAAEKRGLQRRATPHPSELKVMKRGMEERRGEASCRPGPGPPSPPEEERRLSSRSGLSEDSHLSTSTASPGEPEGLPAEGEAEREAEAGGLRPPEATLAAQEEAEEESYEEPTVRFAEDTLLLPGDDGGSEDGPAEAPWAPPAGRQRLTRKDTPHYKKHFRVSRLPQPEAVVALLQGAQPAGEGPAGAGGWHNGPHTPWVPRAEDEGDDEEDEEEAVAEEEDEEEEKEEAVVSVPSVKGVSFDQANNLLIEPARIEEEELTLTIVRQTGGLGISIAGGKGSTPYKGDDEGIFISRVSEEGPAARAGVRVGDKLLEVNGVALHEAEHHQAVEALRGAGAAVQMRLWRERMVEPENAVTVAPLRPEDDYSPRERRLGGPRPPQPEAPGPLRQRHVACLVRSEKGLGFSIAGGKGSTPYRAGDGGIFISRIAEGGAAHRAGTLQVGDRVLSINGVDMAEARHDHAVSLLTTASPTIALLLEREAGVPLPPSPSPHSPPPLTAAPATTITATPGDPGPVRLAPSLLAAALEGPYPVEEICLPRAGGPLGLSIVGGSDHSSHPFGVQEPGVFISKVLPRGLAARSGLRVGDRILAVNGQDVREATHQEAVSALLRPCLELVLLVRRDPPPPGLRELCVQKAPGEKLGISIRGGAKGHAGNPCDPTDEGIFISKVSPAGAAGRDGRLRVGLRLLEVNQQSLLGLTHAEAVQLLRGAGDSLTVLVCDGFDPGSVAPSEGSPGVIANPFAAGVGRRSSLESVSSVDRELSPEGPHKDKEPPGQTPPWGPEAMVPPRGKPAEAPCSPGHQQTKPGVIQPLAQVWPRGSPAPRGRGSPLAPPSPPSPDELPSDVKRAYRTFAAVPGPHPPQDEAAPPPTPGPTASPEQLSFRERQKYFELEVRVPQAEGPPKRVSLVGADDLRKMQEEEARKLQQRRAQTLREAAGPGPDSEAPDDSGEPEEEPPWAAGSAAGLVPSSPPPLGSSAPVRTAKAERRHQERLRVQSPELPVPVPERALSPAERRALEAEKRALWRAARMKSLEQDALRAQMVLSKSQEGRSKRGPLERLAEAPSPAPTPSPTPLEDLGPQTSTSPGRLAWSGRKFDYRVFAALPSSRPVCDLQSPDFAEELRSLEPSPSPGLQEDGEVAMVLLGRPSPDAVGPEEVTLCSSRRPMRAGRRGLGPVPS, from the exons ATGCTCAAGTGCATCCCGCTGTGGCGCTGCAACCGGCACGTGGAGTCCGTGGACAAGCGGCACTGCTCGCTGCAGGCCGTGCCCGAGGAGATCTATCGCTACAGCCGCAGCCTGGAGGAGCTACTGCTCGACGCCAACCAGCTGCGCGAGCTGCCCAAG cCCTTCTTCCGGCTGCTGAACCTGCGCAAGCTGGGCCTGAGCGACAACGAGATCCAGCGCCTGCCGCCCGAGGTGGCCAACTTCATGCAGCTGGTGGAGCTGGACGTGTCCCGCAACG ACATCCCCGAGATCCCCGAGAGCATCAAGTTCTGCAAGGCCCTCGAGATCGCAGACTTCAGCGGGAACCCCCTGTCCAG GCTCCCCGAGGGCTTCACTCAGCTGCGCAGCCTGGCCCACCTGGCTCTGAACGACGTGTCCTTGCAGGCGCTGCCTGGGGACGTGGGCAA CCTCGCCAACCTGGTGACTCTGGAGCTCCGGGAGAACCTGCTCAAGTCTCTGCCGGC GTCCCTGTCTTTCCTGGTTAAGCTGGAACAGCTGGATCTGGGAGGCAACGACCTGGAAGTGCTG CCCGACACCCTGGGGGCTCTGCCCAACCTTCGGGAACTGTGGCTGGACCGGAACCAGCTGTCGGCACTGCCTCCG GAGCTCGGAAACCTCCGGCGCCTGGTGTGCCTGGACGTGTCCGAGAACCGGCTGGAGGCGCTGCCTGCAGAGCTGGGGGGGCTCGCGCTGCTCACGGACCTGCTGCTGTCCCAGAACCTGCTGCAGCGGCTGCCTGATGGCATCG GTCAGCTGAAGCAGCTGTCCATCCTGAAGGTGGACCAGAACCGCCTGTGTGAGGTGACCGAGGCCATCGGGGACTGCGAGAACCTGTCTGAGCTGATCCTCACAGAGAACCTGCTGACG GCTCTGCCCCACTCCCTCGGAAAGCTGACCAAGCTGACCAACCTCAATGTGGACCGGAACCGCCTGGAGGTGCTGCCGCCTGAGATCGGGGGCTGCGTGGCCCTCAGCGTCCTGTCTCTGAGGGACAACCGCCTGGCCGCCCTGCCGCCCGAGCTCGCCCACACGACGGAGCTGCACGTGCTGGACGTGGCCGGGAACCG GCTGCAGAGTCTGCCGTTCGCGCTCACCCACCTCAACCTGAAGGCCCTGTGGCTGGCTGAGAACCAGGCGCAGCCCATGCTCCGGTTCCAGACGGAGGACGACGCCCAGACGGGGGAGAAGGTGCTCACCTGCTACCTGCTgccccagcagcccccgcccGGCCTCG AGGGTCCCGGGCAGCGGAGCAGCCCCTCGGAGAGCTGGAGCGATGCCCCTCTCGGCCGCGTCAGTGTCATCAAGTTCCTGGGGGCCCCCGCGAGCGACGAGGAGGCCGAGGAGGCCGCTGCTGAGAAGCGG GGCTTGCAGCGCCGGGCCACGCCGCACCCCAGCGAGCTCAAGGTGATGAAGCGGGGCATGGAGGAGCGGCGCGGCGAAGCCTCCTGCAGGCCCGGCCCGGGGCCGCCCTCGCCCCCGGAGGAG GAGCGGAGGCTCAGCAGCAGGTCCGGCCTGAGCGAGGACTCGCACCTGTCCACCAGCACAGCCTCCCCGGGGGAGCCCGAGGGCCTGCCGGCCGAGGGGGAGGCGGAGCGGGAGGCGGAGGCGGGCGGGCTGCGCCCCCCGGAAGCCACGCTGGCTGCCCAGGAGGAGGCCGAGGAGGAGTCCTACGAGGAG CCCACGGTGCGGTTCGCGGAGGACACGCTGCTGCTGCCGGGGGACGACGGCGGGAGTGAGGACGGGCCAGCCGAGGCCCCCTGGGCGCCACCGGCTGGGCGGCAGCGACTCACGCGCAAAGACACGCCCCACTACAAGAAGCACTTCCGGGTCTCCAGGCTGCCCCAGCCCGAGGCTGTGGTGGCCCTGCTGCAGGGGGCCCAGCCGGCCGGCGAGGGCccggcgggggccgggggctggcaCAACGGCCCACACACCCCCTGGGTCCCTCGGGCTGAGGACGAGGGGGACGacgaggaggacgaggaggaggcgGTGGCTGAGGaagaggacgaggaggaggagaaggaagaggccgTGGTCTCTGTGCCCTCTGTCAAG GGGGTGTCGTTTGACCAGGCCAATAACCTGCTGATAGAGCCCGCACGCATTGAGGAGGAAGAG CTGACGCTCACCATCGTGCGGCAGACTGGCGGCCTGGGCATCAGCATCGCGGGGGGCAAGGGCTCCACCCCCTACAAGGGGGACGACGAG GGCATCTTCATCTCCCGGGTGTCTGAGGAGGGCCCCGCCGCCCGGGCTGGGGTCCGAGTGGGCGACAAGCTCCTTGAG GTGAACGGCGTGGCCTTGCACGAGGCCGAGCACCACCAGGCCGTGGAGGCGCTGCGGGGGGCGGGCGCCGCGGTGCAGATGCGGCTGTGGCGGGAGCGCATGGTGGAGCCCGAGAACGCGGTCACCGTCGCGCCCCTGCGGCCGGAGGACGACTACAGCCCCCGGGAGCGGCGGCTCGGCGGCCCGCGCCCCCCCCAGCCCGAGGCCCCCGGGCCCCTCCGGCAGCGCCACGTGGCCTGCCTGGTGCGCAGCGAGAAGGGGCTGGGCTTCAGCATCGCCGGCGGGAAGGGCTCCACGCCCTACCGGGCTGGCGACGGG ggcaTCTTCATCTCCCGCATCGCCGAGGGCGGCGCCGCTCACCGGGCCGGCACGCTGCAGGTTGGCGACCGTGTCCTCTCG ATCAACGGGGTGGACATGGCGGAGGCCCGGCACGACCACGCCGTCTCTCTGCTGACCACCGCCTCCCCCACCATCGCCCTGCTGCTGGAGCGCGAGGCTGGGgtgccccttcctcccagcccctcaccgCACTCACCTCCACCCCTCACTGCCGCTCCTGCCACCACCATCACTGCCACCCCTGGGGACCCCGGACCCGTGAGGCTGGCTCCCAGCCTGCTTGCCGCCGCCCTAGAGGGGCCGTACCCAGTGGAG GAGATCTGCCTGCCGCGAGCCGGGGGCCCGCTGGGGCTCAGCATCGTCGGGGGCTCCGACCATTCCAGCCACCCGTTCGGGGTCCAGGAGCCGGGCGTCTTCATCTCCAAG gtgCTGCCCCGGGGCCTGGCCGCACGGAGCGGCCTGCGGGTCGGGGACCGCATCCTCGCAGTGAACGGGCAGGACGTGAGGGAGGCCACACACCAGGAGGCGGTCAGCGCCCTGCTGCGGCCCTGCCTggagctggtgctgctggtgcgGAGGGACCCGCCCCCCCCGGGCCTGCGGGAGCTCTGCGTCCAGAAGGCCCCCGGGGAGAAGCTGGGCATCAGCATCCGGGGGGGCGCCAAGGGCCACGCGGGGAACCCCTGCGACCCCACCGACGAGGGCATCTTCATCTCCAAG GTGAGCCCCGCGGGGGCCGCCGGGCGCGACGGCCGCCTGCGGGTGGGGCTGCGGCTGCTGGAGGTGAACCAGCAGAGCCTGCTGGGCCTCACGCACGCCGAGGCCGTGCAGCTGCTGCGCGGCGCGGGCGACTCCCTCACCGTGCTCGTCTGCGACGGCTTCGACCCCGGCAGCGTCGCCCCCTCCGAG GGGTCGCCGGGGGTCATCGCCAACCCCTTTGCGGCCGGCGTCGGCCGCAGGAGCAGCCTGGAGAGCGTCTCCTCCGTTGACCGGGAGCTGAGCCCCGAGGGCCCCCACAAG GACAAGGAGCCGCCCGGACAGACGCCGCCGTGGGGACCGGAGGCCATG GTGCCCCCCCGAGGGAAGCCGGCTGAGGCGCCCTGCTCCCCTGGCCACCAGCAG ACAAAACCGGGGGTGATCCAGCCACTGGCTCAGGTCTGGCCCAGGGGCTCCCCGGCccccaggggcagaggcagtCCCCTCGCT ccgccctccccgccctccccggacGAGCTGCCCTCCGACGTGAAGCGGGCCTACAGGACCTTCGCTGCCGTGCCTGGCCCACACCCCCCGCAGGACGAGGCCGCCCCA ccCCCCACGCCCGGGCCCACCGCCTCCCCGGAGCAGCTGTCCTTCCGAGAGCGGCAGAAGTACTTCGAGCTGGAGGTGCGGGTGCCCCAGGCTGAGGGCCCCCCCAAGCGCGTGTCCCTGGTGGGTGCTGACGACCTGCGGAAGatgcaggaggaggaag cccggaAGCTGCAGCAGAGGAGGGCGCAGACGCTGCGGGAGGCGGCGGGCCCGGGCCCGGACTCCGAGGCCCCGGACGACAGCGGGGAGCCGGAAGAGGAGCCTCCCTGGGCCGCAGGCTCCGCCGCagg GCTTGTCCCATCGTCCCCGCCGCCCCTGGGGAGCAGCGCCCCAGTGCGGACAGCCAAAGCCGAGCGACGCCATCAGGAGCGGCTGCGCGTGCAGAGCCCTGAGCTGCCGGTGCCGGTGCCCGAGCGGGCCCTGTCCCCCGCTGAGCGCCGGGCCCTGGAGGCAGAGAAGCGCGCCCTGTGGAGGGCCGCCAG GATGAAGTCCCTGGAGCAGGATGCTCTCCGTGCACAGATGGTTCTCAGCAAGTCCCAGGAGGGCCGGAGCAAGCGCGGGCCCCTGGAGCGGCTGGCCGAGGCCCCCTCCCCCGCGCCCACCCCGTCACCCACCCCCTTGGAAG ACCTCGGCCCCCAGACCAGCACCTCCCCTGGACGCCTG GCCTGGTCTGGGAGGAAGTTCGACTACAGGGTGTTCGCCGCCCTCCCCTCTTCCAGACCTGTCTGTGACCTGCAG TCCCCGGACTTTGCTGAGGAGCTGAGGTCCCTGGAACCGTCTCCCAGCCCGG gcctGCAGGAGGACGGAGAGGTGGCCATGGTGCTGCTGGGCAGGCCCTCGCCGGACGCCGTGGGCCCCGAGGAGGTGACGCTGTGCAGCAGCCGCCGCCCGATGCGTGCAGGTCGCCGTGGCCTGGGCCCAGTGCCCTCTTAG
- the SCRIB gene encoding protein scribble homolog isoform X1, whose translation MLKCIPLWRCNRHVESVDKRHCSLQAVPEEIYRYSRSLEELLLDANQLRELPKPFFRLLNLRKLGLSDNEIQRLPPEVANFMQLVELDVSRNDIPEIPESIKFCKALEIADFSGNPLSRLPEGFTQLRSLAHLALNDVSLQALPGDVGNLANLVTLELRENLLKSLPASLSFLVKLEQLDLGGNDLEVLPDTLGALPNLRELWLDRNQLSALPPELGNLRRLVCLDVSENRLEALPAELGGLALLTDLLLSQNLLQRLPDGIGQLKQLSILKVDQNRLCEVTEAIGDCENLSELILTENLLTALPHSLGKLTKLTNLNVDRNRLEVLPPEIGGCVALSVLSLRDNRLAALPPELAHTTELHVLDVAGNRLQSLPFALTHLNLKALWLAENQAQPMLRFQTEDDAQTGEKVLTCYLLPQQPPPGLEGPGQRSSPSESWSDAPLGRVSVIKFLGAPASDEEAEEAAAEKRGLQRRATPHPSELKVMKRGMEERRGEASCRPGPGPPSPPEEERRLSSRSGLSEDSHLSTSTASPGEPEGLPAEGEAEREAEAGGLRPPEATLAAQEEAEEESYEEPTVRFAEDTLLLPGDDGGSEDGPAEAPWAPPAGRQRLTRKDTPHYKKHFRVSRLPQPEAVVALLQGAQPAGEGPAGAGGWHNGPHTPWVPRAEDEGDDEEDEEEAVAEEEDEEEEKEEAVVSVPSVKGVSFDQANNLLIEPARIEEEELTLTIVRQTGGLGISIAGGKGSTPYKGDDEGIFISRVSEEGPAARAGVRVGDKLLEVNGVALHEAEHHQAVEALRGAGAAVQMRLWRERMVEPENAVTVAPLRPEDDYSPRERRLGGPRPPQPEAPGPLRQRHVACLVRSEKGLGFSIAGGKGSTPYRAGDGGIFISRIAEGGAAHRAGTLQVGDRVLSINGVDMAEARHDHAVSLLTTASPTIALLLEREAGVPLPPSPSPHSPPPLTAAPATTITATPGDPGPVRLAPSLLAAALEGPYPVEEICLPRAGGPLGLSIVGGSDHSSHPFGVQEPGVFISKVLPRGLAARSGLRVGDRILAVNGQDVREATHQEAVSALLRPCLELVLLVRRDPPPPGLRELCVQKAPGEKLGISIRGGAKGHAGNPCDPTDEGIFISKVSPAGAAGRDGRLRVGLRLLEVNQQSLLGLTHAEAVQLLRGAGDSLTVLVCDGFDPGSVAPSEGSPGVIANPFAAGVGRRSSLESVSSVDRELSPEGPHKDKEPPGQTPPWGPEAMVPPRGKPAEAPCSPGHQQTKPGVIQPLAQVWPRGSPAPRGRGSPLAPPSPPSPDELPSDVKRAYRTFAAVPGPHPPQDEAAPPPTPGPTASPEQLSFRERQKYFELEVRVPQAEGPPKRVSLVGADDLRKMQEEEARKLQQRRAQTLREAAGPGPDSEAPDDSGEPEEEPPWAAGSAAGLVPSSPPPLGSSAPVRTAKAERRHQERLRVQSPELPVPVPERALSPAERRALEAEKRALWRAARMKSLEQDALRAQMVLSKSQEGRSKRGPLERLAEAPSPAPTPSPTPLEDLGPQTSTSPGRLVRTSGPLAHTAPPRRGGGDPGRAPHPLLSAGLCLSPSRCPLKAWSGRKFDYRVFAALPSSRPVCDLQSPDFAEELRSLEPSPSPGLQEDGEVAMVLLGRPSPDAVGPEEVTLCSSRRPMRAGRRGLGPVPS comes from the exons ATGCTCAAGTGCATCCCGCTGTGGCGCTGCAACCGGCACGTGGAGTCCGTGGACAAGCGGCACTGCTCGCTGCAGGCCGTGCCCGAGGAGATCTATCGCTACAGCCGCAGCCTGGAGGAGCTACTGCTCGACGCCAACCAGCTGCGCGAGCTGCCCAAG cCCTTCTTCCGGCTGCTGAACCTGCGCAAGCTGGGCCTGAGCGACAACGAGATCCAGCGCCTGCCGCCCGAGGTGGCCAACTTCATGCAGCTGGTGGAGCTGGACGTGTCCCGCAACG ACATCCCCGAGATCCCCGAGAGCATCAAGTTCTGCAAGGCCCTCGAGATCGCAGACTTCAGCGGGAACCCCCTGTCCAG GCTCCCCGAGGGCTTCACTCAGCTGCGCAGCCTGGCCCACCTGGCTCTGAACGACGTGTCCTTGCAGGCGCTGCCTGGGGACGTGGGCAA CCTCGCCAACCTGGTGACTCTGGAGCTCCGGGAGAACCTGCTCAAGTCTCTGCCGGC GTCCCTGTCTTTCCTGGTTAAGCTGGAACAGCTGGATCTGGGAGGCAACGACCTGGAAGTGCTG CCCGACACCCTGGGGGCTCTGCCCAACCTTCGGGAACTGTGGCTGGACCGGAACCAGCTGTCGGCACTGCCTCCG GAGCTCGGAAACCTCCGGCGCCTGGTGTGCCTGGACGTGTCCGAGAACCGGCTGGAGGCGCTGCCTGCAGAGCTGGGGGGGCTCGCGCTGCTCACGGACCTGCTGCTGTCCCAGAACCTGCTGCAGCGGCTGCCTGATGGCATCG GTCAGCTGAAGCAGCTGTCCATCCTGAAGGTGGACCAGAACCGCCTGTGTGAGGTGACCGAGGCCATCGGGGACTGCGAGAACCTGTCTGAGCTGATCCTCACAGAGAACCTGCTGACG GCTCTGCCCCACTCCCTCGGAAAGCTGACCAAGCTGACCAACCTCAATGTGGACCGGAACCGCCTGGAGGTGCTGCCGCCTGAGATCGGGGGCTGCGTGGCCCTCAGCGTCCTGTCTCTGAGGGACAACCGCCTGGCCGCCCTGCCGCCCGAGCTCGCCCACACGACGGAGCTGCACGTGCTGGACGTGGCCGGGAACCG GCTGCAGAGTCTGCCGTTCGCGCTCACCCACCTCAACCTGAAGGCCCTGTGGCTGGCTGAGAACCAGGCGCAGCCCATGCTCCGGTTCCAGACGGAGGACGACGCCCAGACGGGGGAGAAGGTGCTCACCTGCTACCTGCTgccccagcagcccccgcccGGCCTCG AGGGTCCCGGGCAGCGGAGCAGCCCCTCGGAGAGCTGGAGCGATGCCCCTCTCGGCCGCGTCAGTGTCATCAAGTTCCTGGGGGCCCCCGCGAGCGACGAGGAGGCCGAGGAGGCCGCTGCTGAGAAGCGG GGCTTGCAGCGCCGGGCCACGCCGCACCCCAGCGAGCTCAAGGTGATGAAGCGGGGCATGGAGGAGCGGCGCGGCGAAGCCTCCTGCAGGCCCGGCCCGGGGCCGCCCTCGCCCCCGGAGGAG GAGCGGAGGCTCAGCAGCAGGTCCGGCCTGAGCGAGGACTCGCACCTGTCCACCAGCACAGCCTCCCCGGGGGAGCCCGAGGGCCTGCCGGCCGAGGGGGAGGCGGAGCGGGAGGCGGAGGCGGGCGGGCTGCGCCCCCCGGAAGCCACGCTGGCTGCCCAGGAGGAGGCCGAGGAGGAGTCCTACGAGGAG CCCACGGTGCGGTTCGCGGAGGACACGCTGCTGCTGCCGGGGGACGACGGCGGGAGTGAGGACGGGCCAGCCGAGGCCCCCTGGGCGCCACCGGCTGGGCGGCAGCGACTCACGCGCAAAGACACGCCCCACTACAAGAAGCACTTCCGGGTCTCCAGGCTGCCCCAGCCCGAGGCTGTGGTGGCCCTGCTGCAGGGGGCCCAGCCGGCCGGCGAGGGCccggcgggggccgggggctggcaCAACGGCCCACACACCCCCTGGGTCCCTCGGGCTGAGGACGAGGGGGACGacgaggaggacgaggaggaggcgGTGGCTGAGGaagaggacgaggaggaggagaaggaagaggccgTGGTCTCTGTGCCCTCTGTCAAG GGGGTGTCGTTTGACCAGGCCAATAACCTGCTGATAGAGCCCGCACGCATTGAGGAGGAAGAG CTGACGCTCACCATCGTGCGGCAGACTGGCGGCCTGGGCATCAGCATCGCGGGGGGCAAGGGCTCCACCCCCTACAAGGGGGACGACGAG GGCATCTTCATCTCCCGGGTGTCTGAGGAGGGCCCCGCCGCCCGGGCTGGGGTCCGAGTGGGCGACAAGCTCCTTGAG GTGAACGGCGTGGCCTTGCACGAGGCCGAGCACCACCAGGCCGTGGAGGCGCTGCGGGGGGCGGGCGCCGCGGTGCAGATGCGGCTGTGGCGGGAGCGCATGGTGGAGCCCGAGAACGCGGTCACCGTCGCGCCCCTGCGGCCGGAGGACGACTACAGCCCCCGGGAGCGGCGGCTCGGCGGCCCGCGCCCCCCCCAGCCCGAGGCCCCCGGGCCCCTCCGGCAGCGCCACGTGGCCTGCCTGGTGCGCAGCGAGAAGGGGCTGGGCTTCAGCATCGCCGGCGGGAAGGGCTCCACGCCCTACCGGGCTGGCGACGGG ggcaTCTTCATCTCCCGCATCGCCGAGGGCGGCGCCGCTCACCGGGCCGGCACGCTGCAGGTTGGCGACCGTGTCCTCTCG ATCAACGGGGTGGACATGGCGGAGGCCCGGCACGACCACGCCGTCTCTCTGCTGACCACCGCCTCCCCCACCATCGCCCTGCTGCTGGAGCGCGAGGCTGGGgtgccccttcctcccagcccctcaccgCACTCACCTCCACCCCTCACTGCCGCTCCTGCCACCACCATCACTGCCACCCCTGGGGACCCCGGACCCGTGAGGCTGGCTCCCAGCCTGCTTGCCGCCGCCCTAGAGGGGCCGTACCCAGTGGAG GAGATCTGCCTGCCGCGAGCCGGGGGCCCGCTGGGGCTCAGCATCGTCGGGGGCTCCGACCATTCCAGCCACCCGTTCGGGGTCCAGGAGCCGGGCGTCTTCATCTCCAAG gtgCTGCCCCGGGGCCTGGCCGCACGGAGCGGCCTGCGGGTCGGGGACCGCATCCTCGCAGTGAACGGGCAGGACGTGAGGGAGGCCACACACCAGGAGGCGGTCAGCGCCCTGCTGCGGCCCTGCCTggagctggtgctgctggtgcgGAGGGACCCGCCCCCCCCGGGCCTGCGGGAGCTCTGCGTCCAGAAGGCCCCCGGGGAGAAGCTGGGCATCAGCATCCGGGGGGGCGCCAAGGGCCACGCGGGGAACCCCTGCGACCCCACCGACGAGGGCATCTTCATCTCCAAG GTGAGCCCCGCGGGGGCCGCCGGGCGCGACGGCCGCCTGCGGGTGGGGCTGCGGCTGCTGGAGGTGAACCAGCAGAGCCTGCTGGGCCTCACGCACGCCGAGGCCGTGCAGCTGCTGCGCGGCGCGGGCGACTCCCTCACCGTGCTCGTCTGCGACGGCTTCGACCCCGGCAGCGTCGCCCCCTCCGAG GGGTCGCCGGGGGTCATCGCCAACCCCTTTGCGGCCGGCGTCGGCCGCAGGAGCAGCCTGGAGAGCGTCTCCTCCGTTGACCGGGAGCTGAGCCCCGAGGGCCCCCACAAG GACAAGGAGCCGCCCGGACAGACGCCGCCGTGGGGACCGGAGGCCATG GTGCCCCCCCGAGGGAAGCCGGCTGAGGCGCCCTGCTCCCCTGGCCACCAGCAG ACAAAACCGGGGGTGATCCAGCCACTGGCTCAGGTCTGGCCCAGGGGCTCCCCGGCccccaggggcagaggcagtCCCCTCGCT ccgccctccccgccctccccggacGAGCTGCCCTCCGACGTGAAGCGGGCCTACAGGACCTTCGCTGCCGTGCCTGGCCCACACCCCCCGCAGGACGAGGCCGCCCCA ccCCCCACGCCCGGGCCCACCGCCTCCCCGGAGCAGCTGTCCTTCCGAGAGCGGCAGAAGTACTTCGAGCTGGAGGTGCGGGTGCCCCAGGCTGAGGGCCCCCCCAAGCGCGTGTCCCTGGTGGGTGCTGACGACCTGCGGAAGatgcaggaggaggaag cccggaAGCTGCAGCAGAGGAGGGCGCAGACGCTGCGGGAGGCGGCGGGCCCGGGCCCGGACTCCGAGGCCCCGGACGACAGCGGGGAGCCGGAAGAGGAGCCTCCCTGGGCCGCAGGCTCCGCCGCagg GCTTGTCCCATCGTCCCCGCCGCCCCTGGGGAGCAGCGCCCCAGTGCGGACAGCCAAAGCCGAGCGACGCCATCAGGAGCGGCTGCGCGTGCAGAGCCCTGAGCTGCCGGTGCCGGTGCCCGAGCGGGCCCTGTCCCCCGCTGAGCGCCGGGCCCTGGAGGCAGAGAAGCGCGCCCTGTGGAGGGCCGCCAG GATGAAGTCCCTGGAGCAGGATGCTCTCCGTGCACAGATGGTTCTCAGCAAGTCCCAGGAGGGCCGGAGCAAGCGCGGGCCCCTGGAGCGGCTGGCCGAGGCCCCCTCCCCCGCGCCCACCCCGTCACCCACCCCCTTGGAAG ACCTCGGCCCCCAGACCAGCACCTCCCCTGGACGCCTGGTGAGGACCAGCGGCCCCCTCGCCCACACTGCTCCCCCGCGGCGCGGGGGCGGGGACCCAggccgcgccccccaccccctgctcagcgccggcctctgcctctctccctcacGCTGCCCTCTCAAGGCCTGGTCTGGGAGGAAGTTCGACTACAGGGTGTTCGCCGCCCTCCCCTCTTCCAGACCTGTCTGTGACCTGCAG TCCCCGGACTTTGCTGAGGAGCTGAGGTCCCTGGAACCGTCTCCCAGCCCGG gcctGCAGGAGGACGGAGAGGTGGCCATGGTGCTGCTGGGCAGGCCCTCGCCGGACGCCGTGGGCCCCGAGGAGGTGACGCTGTGCAGCAGCCGCCGCCCGATGCGTGCAGGTCGCCGTGGCCTGGGCCCAGTGCCCTCTTAG